The sequence below is a genomic window from Harmonia axyridis chromosome 1, icHarAxyr1.1, whole genome shotgun sequence.
ATgaactaactaaaaatatactCTCAGCAAAACAATATAGAACAAACACACAGGTTCACCGtgtattacaattgaaaaaacaaacaatcaaCACTCGAAACTGGAACATAAAAAacgcaaatgaaaattacaccaGCTCACCTTGTGAATAAGAAATTACGATGTGaatcatttgaagaaattcaaattcgtggaaaaaataaaaataacaattttctttcATCTCGGGGATCCAAACAAACTCTCTGACGTATCGGTCGCAGGTTCATCCATTCGAATGTAACACAGAACTGCACCAGATGGAAAGTGATATGTCATgaagattataattttatttctttaatcaGGTTCGAATATACGATGTTCAGTGAACCTATATCAGACCGCGCATTGATTGAATTCGGGTGTCTCTTGATGAAGAGCATCTCTTTGAAATTACGTTTGAACCAATTGTTCTCCCTGGTCAGAATTTTCGCGTCATCAAAATCAAACTGATGTCCCTCAGACATGGCATGCTGTGCAAGCGCAGTTGTGTTGGATTGTTTCATGCAATCTGATTGATGTTGTTTAATCCTGGTACCAAAATACTGTCTAGTTTGTCCGATATATGTACCTGTACAATCTTTACAATTGACTCTGTAAACCAAACCCGATTGCCTGTAATCCGGATCCCTGTCCTTAAGTTGGGAAAATAGTTTTCTGACGGTCTTATTATAATATGAGACGATAATTGATGACGAATTCCTCATAACTTTTATCAACCTCTGGCTTAATCCCGGtatataaataagtttattgtaCTTTTTATCAGCACCATCCGAGTCAGGTGGAGAACTAGGAGTCACCATAGGAGTAGAAGTGTGAAAAATTCTACTAACAAGGCTTCTCGGGTACCCATTCTGAATGAGTAAAGTTGCTTgctctataaaattttttgtatggAATGACTCGTGAGACATACCGAGGATCTTATGTCTTATGGATTTGATTATTGCAATTTTTTGGGATGTGGTATGTAACGAACTGAAATGTAATGTTCTGTGAGAAGCAATAGGCTTAGAGTATAAATCGGTCTTCAAGTGTCCGCCCTCTCTTATGATCCAGACATCCAAAAACGGAATTCTaccattttcttcaatttcatgtGTGAATTGTAGGTCACAATGAAAGCTGTTAAAAATTCTCAAAACAATTTCTATTTTATCACGAGGGACCGCCATGATTATGTCATCAACATAGACAAAGATAAAAGGTATAAAAAAGTCCAATGACAACAGAACAAACTTGATGAGATTGTTCATAATTAATTCAGCTAAAATCGGTGAAGCCGGGTTTCCCATAGCCGAGCCTCTGACCTGTGCATAAAATTTTCGATTATactgaaaataactatttttgaaCACAAAGTTGACTATCGTAACGATGATATCTAGAGGAATATCTATAAAATTCTTGAATACAGGCCAGTTTTCATGTAACAACCGTATCACTAGATCTTGGGGAATATTCGTAAAAAGAGATTTCACATCCACGCTTATCAAGACATACCCCTCAGGAATGTCTGGTATAGTACCAATTCTAGAAATGAGATCGACAGAGTTTTTAATCGAGTACGAGAATAAGGGTCTGATTTTTCCCAACATAGCGCAAAGAAACTTCGAAATATTATATGTAGGTGCATTACAACAAGATACTACCGGTCTCAGTGGATAACCTACCTTATGAACTTTAACTAGACCATAAATTTTAGGGGGAATGGAATTATACTTTCTCAACTTTTTTCCTTCACTATCTGCTATTAGCAAACAAGTTTCTAAATGTTTGACAAGTTTGTTAGATTCAACCTGGATCTTGATTGTTGGGTCCGATTTAAGAGGCTTATACGTTACAGAATCTGAAAGCAAATCCatcattttttgttcatattCAACTCTATCTATTAAAACAGTTTTGTTGCCCTTGTTATTGTTAACATTTCACCACAGTGCTCACATTGTGGTTGACTTTCCCTTCTCAGAAGATATCTATGTGTGAGTTGAGTGTGACCAATACGAAGACGGTGTATTTTGGTCATCTGCTCTCTGGAAAGATTGATAGCAGTGTAAAAAGATCTGACATTGGGTTGTACTTGTCTGAGTTGGGTAGTTTTTACAGTCCATAATTCCTGCCATTCTTGCATACACCttactgaaatgaaatttttcacgtcAGATACTTTCAGAAAATTCACATCTTGTGAATCAGAATTTGTGGCCTCGCGCGCTTTTATGTCAGCTTCCTCATTCCCTTGTATGCCTACGTGACTTGGAACCCAAATGAATTGCATGTCAAAGCCTCTTCTCATTAAATGATATAAAATCGACTTGATGATTTTAATTACTGGATCTTCCGTGAAAGTTTTTCTTGATGCCTGTAACAAACTCAGACAGTCAGTGACAATAACAACTTCTTGAGGTTGTTCCCGGATATAGCAGCACATTAGAGCTTGCAATACTGCATACTGCTCAGCAAAATATACAGAGGATAGCGGGTGAAGTTTCCAGTAGTGTTTCTCATATTCTGTGACCATGGCACATCCAGTACCTTCAGCTGTTTTTGAACCATCAGTATATATGAACATGGCTGGtccatattcattttttatatggaGGAAAAGTTTTCTAATGGATTCCAGATTGATCAAATTTTTATCCTCTCTGGTGAGATCAAGTCTAATTTTCACTTCAGGGATAATCCACGGAGGTATTTCTTCGAAATTCATCTGCATCACTTGGGGAAAGATTATATTTTTCTGGAGTAAATATTCCTTGAAGCGAATCACAGCCGGTCGAGTTGCTGTTGGTCTTCTACTGAATTTTTCTGTATCCTGCTTCAGAAGTTCAAAGTTGGGATTTCTTGGATTCGATTGTAGGCCCAACATGTACCTCACTAATATTCTCTTTCTTCTTACACTCAGAGGTTCCAATCCAGACTCAGCATACAGACTATGGCTTGGGCTTGTATGAAATGCTCCCAAGCAGTATCTTAATCCCAAATTATGTACAGGGTCGATCATTTTGAGTCTCGATTTACGTGCTGAAGAGTAAGCCACACTACCGTAATCTATTCGGGATATAATCAGTGCACGATATATTTTTAGTAGACTACAAGTTTCTGCGCCCCATTTTGTATTCCCTAAAACCTTGAATAAGTTGAGAGTATTTTTACATACTCGTCTGAGATCTTCAATGTGGTTTTTCCAAGTCAGCTTTGAATCAAGAGTCAACCCCAAAAATTTCACACTATTCAGACATTTTATTCTTTTACCCTTGGCATACAGTATAGGATCAAGATGGGGTTTCCTCAAACGGCAGAAGTGCACACAATATGTCTTCTCCCAAGTGAAATCATATCCTATATTTACTCCATTATTTATAATAGTATTTATAGCCCCTTGTATTTGGTGgactattttttcaattgaccttCCAGAGAGCAAGATGACCAGATCGTCCACATACAGACATCTAATTATTGTAGGGTTTACATTCTCAATGATTTTTTCGATAACCATGTTGAACAGTGTGCAGCTGAGGGTAGAGCCTTGTGGTACTCCATTGTCCAGACTCCTTGAGCTGGAAAACGAGCCACTTACTCTCACTATGAACCTCCTATCTTCCAAAAATGACCGGACAAACTTCGGAAGTATGCCTTTGAATCCAGAATCGAACATCTTCTGCAATATTTTATATCGCCATGTCATGTCAAAAGCTCCTTTTATGTCGAAGAAGACAGCAACAGTGTGTTCTCGCCTTATGAACgcgttttgaatttcattttcgagCATTACAAGATGATCAATCGTGGATCGGTTCTTTCTGAAACCGGCTTGGTAAGGTGATAGAAGTTCTCTCTTTTCCAGATACCATTGAAGATGGCCATGTATCAGTTTCTCGAGCAGTTTTCCTAAACAACTAGTAAGGCTAACAGGTCTGTAGCTCGAGGGACTCAATGGGTCTTTTCCAGCCTTCAGGATGGGGACAATCACCGCTTCCTTCCATTCATTAGGGTAAGAACAGTTATTCCATAGTTTGTTATTTAGTTCcaataatatttctttcattGCAGGATTCACATTCTTCAGCATCtcattggaaatttcatcaaatccGGGTGCAGTTTTTTTCAAGGAACTCAATGACTGTTCTAACTCCATCATAGAGAATGGCTGATTATATTCTAGCAATTCCGTTGTTTCGAAATCAAGGGGGAGCTCCATTTCCAGCCTATTTTCAAGGAAGGTGGTGTTATAGTTGCTTGAACTACTAGTATTTTCGAAATGATCAGCTAGAATATCTGCTATTTCAGTGGGTTCTTGAAACATATCCCCTTGTACTTTCAAGCATGTCAATGGGTTGGACCTATTTTTTCCAGAtatagattttattttcttccacACATTCCCTACAGTTTCATCTGATGTTATGGATGATACGTATTGGTTCCAGCTGTGCCTCTTACTTTCGAGGATTTTTCTTTTAGATTCGGCTCGTgctttcttgaaaaatattaaattttctgtTGTGGGGTGCTTTCTGAAACGATTTAGAGCAGACTTCTTTTGTTTTATCGCAGCGCTCACCTCGCGATTCCACCACGGTACTACATGTTTTAATGGTATATCTTTGGTTCTCGGTATACTCATCTCAGCTGCATGTTTTAGTGCTTTCGTTACAGATGCTACATTAATACTTTCCGGAGGTGTCAAtgtatttctaaatttttgcCAATTGGCTTTCTCATGAATCCATCTTCGTGGAGAAGATCGAATTCTCTGTGCTTTATCGGTTTCCACAATTATCGGAAAATGATCACTGTTGTATAGATCATCATCTACAGTCCAAGTTACTCTGGTGGCTAGGGTGCTCGATGCAATTGTTAGGTCTATTGCCGAAAAAGTGTTGCTGATTGTGTTCATGTGTGTTTGTTTACCTGTATTAAGCAGGGTTAGATCATCTCTATCTAACCAGTTCTCAATGATTCTGCCTCTCCGATCGGTTTTAATGGATCCCCACAGTATGTTATGTGCATTGAAGTCTCCCATAATCATCTTTGGGGAGGGTAGCTGCTCAAGCAGCTCATCAATTTCTCCAATTGTCCAACTTCCATCCGGTAGATATATGCTGCATACTGTTATTTTGTATGGGACGAGGATTTCGACCGCAACGGCCTGTAGTTCAGTGTCAATATTTAGTACATTGTAGTGGACatcatttctcaaaaatatagCTACGCCCCCAGATGCATTTTGGTTTGAGGTAAAATCAttcctttcaatattataatttttcaggGAGTATGACTGAGCTGGTTTCAGATGTGTTTCTTGAAGGCAAATGCACATAGGGTTGTACTCTTGAATAAGAATCTTGATATCACAGTATCTTTTGATACAGCCTCTACAATTCCATTGGATTATGTTATTGTTTATGTACATCTTGCaagatagtaataataataaagtatcgatgagtatatgtataaataaaccgataaatgaatgaataaataaataaatagataaataaataaatagatgaaCAATTAcatattaaaatgaataaattagtataaataaaattatagtaAATAACGTATCTATAAAttagtataaataaaattagagTAAATAACGTATctataaatgtataaaatgtCAGTAAAAGTgtataatattatcaaaatataattttagttAAAAATAGatcaaattgtttcatttcctaTTCCTGTAATTTCCACCTTGTCAGGTGGCTGATTCTTTCGTTGTCTGCCTTTGGGCAGCAGtttactttttttcaatttcctctctGATTTTTGTGATAACTGACTCGAGTCAGATTCATCAGCATCGTCTCCTAAAGGTGATCTCTGATCTCCTTTCCGTTTGCTGTATTGTTTCGATATATCTATCTTGAGCGGAGTTAGCGGTGGTAGCATGGATTGTAATTGCCGAAGTGGTTCATTAGGtttttctgattgaattataatatcctcatcaattttttttgatgattcTTCACTTTGAGAGATATTGAGAGGTTTGAGATAGCGTTCAACAATAGATTTCACTGTATTAATCAATTCAGGTATAATTTTCGATGAGAGATCATTTTCTTTTAGATATTTGGTCTGGGTCATTTGAGCATAAGAGACTCCTGTGGTAGGGGTTCTAGCTGTAGCTTTCTTTCGGGCTTCGAAGTATGGTATATTCTCGAGGGTTTTTATCTCTTGTATAGACTTTTCGAAAATGTAAGTTGGGCATCTCTTGTCAGTACTCAAATGTTCCCCTTCGCAATTAGGGCACTTGAACGGTTTACTACAAACTATTATTTCTGGGTGTTTCGGTTTACCACATatacaaatttcgatgtttgtACATTTCGAAGCTACATGGCCAAACTTTTGACATCTGAAACACTTCATAGGTGAAGGGATATATGGACGTACTTCGACTCTTTTATATATAGCAATGTCTATTTTCTTCGGAAGATTAGGTGAATTGAAAGTCAGAATATGTCCGGGAGTATCAACTAATATTccgttttttttcgttttgagTCTTCTGATATCAATAACTCCTTGATTTTCCAGGCCTTCTTTGATTTCTTCTATTGTACAGTTGAGTAGATCGTGGCAGTATATAACACCTTTACTTTTATTCAACTGGGTGTGTGGAGTAACTTCAACATCGAATTCtccaaatttctcaattttcgataacaataacgattgttttttggaaatagtctCTATTAGAAGTCccatatttatttttctaaCACTATTAACTTCGCCAGCTAAaccatataatattttttcaattttgaatggaCTAACTCCTGAGAAGTCAGTACCATCTTTTCTCTTGATGACCAGATACCGGGGGCTCCCCACCGTCATCTGGTTCATCCCTTTCCCAGCAGTAGCTGTACCGGGGGTGGCGCTGCCATTTCCACCACTTACCCGGGGTTGCTGAGGCTCTACTATGGGTTGCCCAGCACCGCAACTTCCCATAGAGTCTGTTTTACCTCGACTGACCAACGAGGTTTCCGAGGCTATCCCCTGCGACATAGATCCCCATTTTTGTCCCTTTATCGCAGGGACCACACGCTTCTTTAGGTGAAGTAACCAGCTGGGGCCCCAGGCTTGCCACACCCGTATCTGTCATCAACAGACCCCCTGGGGGTGATAGATTAGGTAGGACTCATTTGTATCAGCATCATATCGATACAGGAGATGCTAAGCCGATTAGACTAAGACAGTATCCACTTTCTCCGGCAATACAGAAAGTTTTGAATATGGAAATTGATGAGATGTCGAAGCTCAACATTATTAAACCTATCCCCGGGTGTAGTCCATGGTTGTCTCCACACATGGTACACACAGGGTTGTATTTGATGCCAGGAAGTTGAATTCCATCACCCTACTTGATAGTTATCCTATGCCTCCCATTGATTCTGTTCTGAGTAAATTACGTGATGCATGTTATATTATTTACATAGATTTGAAGCAAGCATTCTTCCAAAATCCCTTGGATGGAGAATCCAAAATTAGAAGAACTTTTGCTCTTTCAGGCAGAGGCTTGTTCTGTTTTAACGTATTACCGTTTGGTTTGAATTGTGCTTGTCAAGCAATGGTGAGACTTATGGATATGTTCATTGGTCCTTCTTTGGAACCTTATACGTTCAATTATGTGGATGACATAATTGTTTTCCCCCTTTATTTTGAAATGCATCTCGCTGTTCTCAGGAAACTATTTCACTGTCTAAAAGAGGCAAATCTGACAATTTACTTTGAAAAATGTAAGTTTTGTAGACCCTCGTTGAATTTTTTGGGATTTGTTGTAGAAGAAAATGGTCTAAGAACGGATCCATCTAAAGTTCAAGTAATTTAGGATTATCCTATGCCAAAAATACCACACAAATTCGTTGGTTAATTGGTTTAATTGGTTATTACCGCAGGTTTTTAGGCGATTTTGCTTCAGTCGTCAGAAGACAGCCCAACATCAATGTCAATTCTCAGCTTACAAGCCGAAGTATTCACTCTCCTTGCTATTGAAGAACTGTCAAAACTTAGTTCTTACCAACTTTGGTGGAGGAAGACTGGCTCAGTATAGAGATTTTATCTCTTCAGAGaagtaatttgtgaatttggaaaatttcattctttattcTTGTATAAATTTGGGATTCACTTATTGTATAAagtgcgcgtcaaaattatggaacaaactcattttctcagaagaaaaatatgtagtgactcggtttgctcagagatggcgccatggtggtaatgcgccacacaacatcggccccggcgtatttaaaggggtcgacgcgaagcaaccgattcacttctcacccaatggtgtgggaaggtgtgtcttaggcagagatcgctggatagcctaaccgatgagtccaccagcgatctcgggacgaaacacaatacccccgggagagggcgcacctaaatattggctcgagacagactcgctaaattggtgaccccgacgtgatggcggaaagctgcggcgttggagcgcagaggcgactcactgctccgctcaacgttacggctactggggtgtccatcggacactagagccgatggcacgccgagcctcgtgtttccgtcatcacagcacgcaagcgctctctccccccctgggaccacctgcgtacctccaaccgattcacttctcacccaatggtgtgggaaggtgtgtcttaggcagagatcgctggatagcctaaccgatgagtccaccagcgatctcgggacgaaacacaatacccccgggagagggcgcacctaaatattggctcgagacagactcgccaaaaatatttggcatcaaaatcctgaaacaggtcaatttttgttgcacttttaccaaatttttatgcattttggaaggatttttgttgcatCCTGTGGCATCCCCATCAACCctcttcttctgagaaaatgaatttgttccataattttgacgcgcactgtatataagtgaatccgaaatttatatACGTGCAAGAATAAAGAATGTAATTTTCcaaattcacaaattacttCCCTGAAGagtcctagctctatactgCATATTTATGGGATAATATTATTTGTTGAGTAACAGAATCAATAGAATCTTAAcatcatataataatatataaatggaaaacaaatcattgcattggtaactatattatatcgaatgtatatatgtatattatttgaaaaagtcTGTAATTTCTGTctgtctttttttattattcatattgagacaaatgtgagcccgaattttcctcaagtggaggacatcaatataatcagtatcattttcctgctctAAGCAGTACATCAGACCATTTGCGAATCTCAACGCGTCTTCGGCAGAAACATTGTTTTCCtgcgtggaaaattcttcaacactttcatcGTCTGTATCCATATAGTGGTTGGGTTGGGAGTTTGATGCGATTTCGGAATCATCCAGTATCTGATAATCGGGTTCATTTAAATCCGAACTTAGCCATTCCTCAACATCATCGactgaaacatttttgaattctacCAAATTTTGTAAGCCATTCAAAAGTTGCGCTGGTAATATTGCATTCTCTTCAGATCCAATACTTTTATTCGAGTCATCTTTTAAAGAAGGCCACAAATTGAACCATAGATCTGTGCAAAGTCATAGTTGGAATGTCTTTCCAGCTTTCCGCTGCCGCGAAAAAAGCATCCTTtatcttccaatttttccaGAATTCTTTCAGACTGCAATCAGCTTCCAATAGCAACCGTAACATTATTTTCCCGAGAAATTGGTGAGATTCTAttcatcacaaaattaaataaacaattAAAGTTTTCTAATTCCAGGAATTTTATTGAACAAGTAAACGGGGAAGACTCAACGAAAAGAGCtcgaatatgaaaaaatcaattaattgtACAATTTCCAAGCATATCAAGGAACGAAAAACAAAGAATAAACCTTCAAAATGCTCGAAAATACTATCTGAGAAAACAATTGGTAACAAAATTTAAGTTGTGCGGTGTTCAAAAGCTTATGGAATTGGTTTGACTCATTcaataatacactattttcaGGTTGACATGAATTTCCAAATGGTTTTTGATAAATCAAACTCTCTTTTCACAGATTAGGAGAGGTGCTATCAAAACATAATCACATTCCTCATGAAAGAGAAAAACGAGAAAGAAAAACCTGTGAGAGAACTTCTGGGCACTGTTAGTGAAGGAAATTTCAGTGAAAGTAAGAttcttttcaaatcaaaatacctGTACGATTTAAATTGGAcctatttctgattttttcggAGTTCTAATACTTAATTGTTTTATAGATGAACGAGATGCTTCAATTGTTTGGAGCTTACTTGCTTATTTGGTTCCTACGATGGATGCCATTACTGGACAAAAATTACAACCAAATATACAATTAAAGATTCTTAGGGATCATTCCCGTTTTTTGGACGGTAGATTTAGGAAGTGGTCGAAGTGGAAGATCATATAGAATATTGGAAAACAGAATGAACAGCCCCATACAGCCATTCATAAAAGGGATTGCATCGCAGAtgatataaaatttataaatgaattgttttatttgtgTATTTTGATGACAGAAGATTCGAATTCCATAGTTTTTTTAGAGTGGTTGATATTaacttcaaaattatatatttcaccTAGATTTTTCTAGAGAATCCTTCATGGTTATGTCTTAATAGACATAATATTATGTATTGTAATacattatacatataaaaataaattttttgttgttttatgtttttatgaggGCTTATTTTATACGATGTATGgtataaattattcaatgaatatcttTAAACtatgttttgttatgtttccacgaatccaaaaataaaaaattttgaattttcattgaatcaatgaaACTATCTCCTATCATAATTCCGTTGTGCGAGAAGTCTAGGAAATCGCTGTCAAAGGTTCCTACTTCTTTTATTTCGGATAAAATTATAaaccaataattttattcaaaataaaagggGTATGAACCTTCGATGACATTTTCTCAACTTCTTGCGAAACCAAATAGTATTGATTCAATGAATACGTACGTTGAATTAACGTACCAAGTTAGTTAATCCAATGAACAAATTCCATTGGGCCAAGGAACTCGTtaattccaataataaatatcgTATATTGATTCAACGAATTCGTACGTTGAATTAACGTACAACGTTTGTTAAtccaatgaacaaatttcattgCGACAACGAAACTAATTCATTGGGCCGATGAATTATCATACGTTGCCGTATAGTAGAAATATTTACGCACATTTGGTACATACTCCCAATGTACGATAATTCGTTGGCCCAATGGACGCGTCCACTTgctttattttgatgaataaattaattggcCCAATTGTATTTACGTACTCTTTTCGTTCAGTGAACGATAGGACAAAATGTACTGGACATAGTTGATATagagaattcaagaaaaatctcaCAGACTTGATTATAAATAGAGAACCTTActctatttcagaatttttgagtTATTGTGATATAGATTCTAGGATGtagttcgaatttttttctattattgacGGTTTCCCATTTCTTTGTAAATTTGTGTACAGGATTCAGGGAATAAAGCTATTGTTATTGATACGAGTGGTTCCCACCTATTCACCTATATGTAGATCATTCCTGCGTAGAACTAACTGATTCTGCAGCTTTTCTATACCAACGGATGAGCGATCTTATCAAATCAGAAAATCATG
It includes:
- the LOC123671463 gene encoding uncharacterized protein LOC123671463 → MGNPASPILAELIMNNLIKFVLLSLDFFIPFIFVYVDDIIMAVPRDKIEIVLRIFNSFHCDLQFTHEIEENGRIPFLDVWIIREGGHLKTDLYSKPIASHRTLHFSSLHTTSQKIAIIKSIRHKILGMSHESFHTKNFIEQATLLIQNGYPRSLVSRIFHTSTPMVTPSSPPDSDGADKKYNKLIYIPGLSQRLIKVMRNSSSIIVSYYNKTVRKLFSQLKDRDPDYRQSGLVYRVNCKDCTGTYIGQTRQYFGTRIKQHQSDCMKQSNTTALAQHAMSEGHQFDFDDAKILTRENNWFKRNFKEMLFIKRHPNSINARSDIGSLNIVYSNLIKEIKL